The following are encoded in a window of uncultured Sphaerochaeta sp. genomic DNA:
- the gnd gene encoding decarboxylating NADP(+)-dependent phosphogluconate dehydrogenase: MKANIGLIGLAVMGENLVLNMESKGFSVAVYNRSISKVDAFLDSRAKGKNIIGTHSLEELVEQLERPRKVMMMVKAGKAVDETIEKLIPLLEAGDIIIDGGNSNYEDSERRMAYVESKGLLYIGTGVSGGEEGALKGPSIMPGGSKSAWEAVKPILQGISAHVHDQPCCDWIGKGGAGHFVKMVHNGIEYGDMQLIGEIYDLMHRILKLDNESMQGIFSDWNEGDLDSYLIEITKDILGYKEEDGSFLLDKILDTAGQKGTGKWTGISALHEGVPLTLIVESVFARSVSSQKDERLAASKVYDLKPNHPVSDPKEFITMLGKALYAAKIISYAQGFSLIKAAGETNNWDLNLGGIALLWRGGCIIRSAFLDKISQAFTKNPMLQNLIMDPYFVQILKENHQSLREVVAAAALNGIPTPSLSAALSWFDSYRTERLPANLLQAQRDYFGAHTYERVDKKRGEFFHTNWTGRGGDTASTTYTV, encoded by the coding sequence AAACCTGGTGCTCAATATGGAGAGCAAAGGGTTTAGTGTCGCTGTCTACAACCGTAGCATTTCCAAAGTCGATGCCTTCCTTGATTCCAGGGCAAAAGGAAAGAACATTATCGGTACACACAGCCTTGAAGAATTGGTTGAACAGCTGGAACGCCCCAGGAAAGTGATGATGATGGTGAAAGCAGGAAAAGCTGTCGATGAAACCATTGAAAAGCTCATCCCCCTCCTGGAAGCAGGAGATATCATCATTGACGGAGGAAACTCCAACTATGAAGACAGTGAGCGAAGAATGGCCTATGTGGAGAGCAAAGGCTTGCTCTACATCGGAACAGGAGTCTCTGGTGGTGAAGAAGGTGCCTTGAAGGGGCCATCCATCATGCCAGGTGGCTCAAAGTCTGCATGGGAAGCGGTAAAGCCCATACTGCAGGGCATCAGTGCACATGTGCATGACCAGCCATGCTGTGATTGGATCGGAAAGGGAGGAGCAGGTCACTTTGTAAAGATGGTACACAACGGCATCGAGTACGGTGACATGCAACTTATCGGTGAAATCTACGACCTAATGCATAGAATCCTTAAACTGGACAATGAAAGCATGCAAGGCATATTCTCCGATTGGAATGAAGGAGACCTCGACAGCTACCTGATCGAAATCACCAAGGATATTCTTGGTTATAAGGAAGAAGATGGTTCCTTCCTCCTCGATAAGATCCTTGATACCGCTGGACAGAAAGGAACCGGTAAATGGACCGGCATCAGTGCACTGCATGAGGGTGTTCCCTTGACCCTGATCGTTGAATCTGTTTTCGCAAGAAGTGTTTCAAGCCAGAAGGACGAGCGCCTAGCTGCCAGTAAGGTATATGACTTGAAACCCAATCATCCAGTTTCTGATCCCAAAGAATTCATCACCATGCTTGGAAAAGCACTCTATGCAGCAAAAATTATCAGCTATGCACAGGGATTCAGCCTGATCAAGGCAGCAGGTGAGACAAACAACTGGGACCTGAACCTAGGAGGGATTGCCCTGCTCTGGAGAGGAGGCTGCATCATACGTTCTGCATTCCTCGACAAGATCAGCCAGGCATTCACCAAGAATCCCATGCTGCAGAACCTTATCATGGACCCCTACTTCGTTCAGATTCTGAAGGAGAATCACCAGAGTCTGAGAGAAGTGGTCGCTGCTGCTGCACTGAATGGGATTCCTACCCCGTCCTTGAGTGCTGCTCTCTCCTGGTTTGACAGCTACAGGACCGAACGCCTGCCGGCTAATCTCCTCCAGGCACAGCGTGACTATTTCGGAGCTCATACATATGAGCGGGTAGACAAGAAGCGGGGAGAATTCTTCCACACAAACTGGACTGGTCGAGGCGGCGATACCGCCAGTACCACCTATACCGTATAA
- a CDS encoding alcohol dehydrogenase catalytic domain-containing protein: MQALVLTDYKKLEIQDVQRPAITSPTQVLIRIKAAAICGSDVHGYDGSSGRRRPPIIMGHEGSGIIEEVGSMVRGFAVGDRVTFDSTIYCGTCSYCRQGLFNLCDNRRVLGVSCDEYKQDGIFAEYALVEERVLFHLPPALDFIQASLAEPAGVAAHAISQANISLADDVAVVGAGLIGLLIIKLLRTMTSGTIIALDLDANRRKKALEVGADKAFDPTDSDMLSHIQQITDRQMLPLVFEAVGATTPVQTALSLVKKGGEVVLVGNITPEIKIPLQNVVTRQIRLQGTCAINGEYPAVLKMMANKTLVVDDLISKVVPLEEGPLWFDKLYNREEELLKVVLVPGKK, translated from the coding sequence ATGCAAGCACTCGTTCTCACTGACTACAAGAAACTGGAAATTCAGGATGTACAGCGTCCTGCCATCACCTCCCCTACCCAGGTGCTTATACGCATCAAGGCTGCTGCCATTTGTGGTAGCGATGTCCACGGTTATGATGGATCAAGCGGACGACGCCGTCCCCCCATCATTATGGGGCATGAAGGGAGTGGCATCATCGAGGAAGTTGGATCCATGGTTAGAGGCTTTGCCGTTGGGGATCGTGTTACCTTCGACTCAACCATCTACTGTGGAACCTGTTCCTATTGCAGACAAGGCCTGTTCAATCTCTGTGACAATCGCAGGGTGCTCGGGGTGAGTTGTGATGAGTACAAACAGGATGGCATTTTTGCTGAATACGCCTTGGTGGAGGAACGTGTCTTGTTTCACCTTCCTCCCGCCTTGGATTTTATTCAGGCATCCCTTGCTGAACCAGCAGGGGTAGCAGCCCATGCAATTTCACAAGCCAACATCTCCCTCGCTGATGATGTTGCAGTGGTAGGAGCTGGACTGATTGGGCTCTTGATCATCAAGCTACTGAGAACCATGACCAGTGGAACCATCATTGCATTGGACCTTGATGCAAACAGAAGGAAAAAGGCACTGGAAGTTGGTGCAGACAAAGCGTTCGATCCCACGGACAGTGATATGCTCTCACACATTCAGCAGATAACTGACCGACAGATGCTCCCCCTTGTCTTTGAGGCGGTTGGAGCTACAACTCCCGTCCAGACAGCACTCTCCCTGGTAAAAAAGGGAGGAGAGGTAGTTCTGGTCGGAAACATCACTCCTGAGATCAAGATTCCACTACAGAACGTTGTAACCCGGCAGATCCGGCTCCAGGGAACATGTGCGATCAACGGGGAATATCCAGCCGTCCTGAAAATGATGGCGAACAAGACGCTTGTGGTCGATGACCTAATCAGCAAGGTGGTACCGCTTGAAGAAGGTCCTCTTTGGTTTGACAAACTCTACAATCGGGAAGAAGAGCTTCTCAAGGTTGTACTGGTTCCCGGCAAAAAGTGA
- a CDS encoding shikimate dehydrogenase — protein MPTYTPAQKPTMYFIGVTTTKSSIMKVFPKWMEHFGIDAELKGIDFAPHSAPEAYREAVSFIKNDPNSLGALVTTHKLDCYQASKDLFEGTGPYTKLLHEASSISKRGKELWAHAKDPITSGLALENCMPKGYFSNSDASMLLLGAGGSSLALSLYLINKSKESDDVPKHIIITNRSEKRLEEMKAIHATLDSPITFTYELCPTPEENDAVMQRLPEGSLVINATGLGKDGPGSPLPDNAHFPMNGYVWEFNYRGELQFLSQARAAQAENKLTIVDGWQYFIYGWTQVIAEVFHIDIPVSGPAFDTICDIALDAIK, from the coding sequence ATGCCCACCTATACCCCTGCACAGAAACCCACCATGTACTTTATCGGAGTGACTACCACCAAGTCATCAATCATGAAAGTATTTCCTAAATGGATGGAGCATTTTGGAATCGATGCCGAGCTGAAAGGGATCGACTTTGCCCCCCATTCAGCACCAGAAGCATACAGAGAAGCTGTCTCCTTCATTAAAAATGACCCCAACTCCCTAGGAGCTTTGGTCACCACCCATAAGCTCGATTGTTACCAAGCAAGCAAGGACTTGTTCGAAGGAACTGGGCCCTACACCAAGTTACTGCATGAGGCGAGTTCCATCAGTAAACGGGGAAAAGAACTCTGGGCACACGCAAAGGACCCGATCACCAGTGGCCTTGCCTTGGAAAACTGTATGCCCAAAGGATACTTCTCCAACTCTGATGCTTCCATGCTTCTCTTGGGGGCTGGAGGTAGTTCCCTTGCCCTCAGCCTCTATCTGATCAACAAATCAAAAGAATCTGATGATGTTCCAAAGCACATCATCATTACAAACCGCAGTGAAAAACGATTGGAAGAGATGAAGGCTATCCATGCGACTCTGGATAGTCCTATTACGTTCACGTATGAACTCTGCCCCACACCAGAGGAGAATGATGCTGTGATGCAGAGATTGCCAGAAGGATCCCTGGTGATCAATGCGACAGGACTCGGAAAGGATGGGCCAGGCTCCCCTCTTCCTGATAACGCACACTTCCCCATGAACGGATATGTCTGGGAGTTCAACTACCGGGGTGAGCTGCAATTCCTCAGTCAGGCAAGGGCGGCACAAGCAGAGAATAAGCTCACCATCGTAGATGGTTGGCAGTATTTCATCTACGGATGGACACAGGTCATTGCAGAGGTCTTTCATATTGACATCCCTGTCAGCGGACCTGCCTTCGACACCATCTGTGATATCGCACTAGATGCAATAAAATAA
- a CDS encoding sugar kinase, producing MASIPLMNKEDASLDFLSLGALVVRLDPGVIPFEYAQNLDLHVSGGEYNVAANLSRAFGQRTAIASAMVDYPVGQKIESEVRRMGVQAFYKRFAHDGVRGPNMAHVYSDRGQGLRAPVVFYNRSNEAAALLDEESFDWDAIFSQKVRWFHSGGIFSALSPSIPSLIIRAMKKAKEQGAIISLDLNYREKLWKSIADTGQDPQKVAQKTLSSIVEHVDVLIGNEEDLQLGLGLKGPEVHKSDKLDPSSFYAMMETVAKRFPQIKAVATTMREVQSTNRHRWSAVLYLNGKGYQAPTCELDILDRVGGGDGFASGLIYGLLEGKEPEEALRLGWAHGALLTSYPGDTTMASLSQVEALAKGGSARIQR from the coding sequence ATGGCATCAATTCCACTCATGAACAAAGAGGACGCATCCTTGGATTTTCTCTCGCTGGGAGCCTTGGTTGTTCGTCTCGACCCGGGCGTAATCCCTTTCGAATATGCCCAGAATCTTGACTTGCATGTTTCAGGTGGTGAATATAATGTCGCTGCAAACCTGAGCAGGGCATTTGGACAAAGAACTGCGATTGCCAGTGCAATGGTGGACTACCCGGTTGGACAGAAGATTGAGAGTGAGGTCAGGAGAATGGGGGTACAAGCGTTTTACAAGCGCTTCGCCCATGATGGGGTCAGAGGCCCCAATATGGCTCATGTATACAGCGACCGTGGACAGGGACTACGAGCCCCTGTGGTTTTTTATAATCGGAGCAACGAAGCGGCTGCTCTACTTGATGAAGAGAGTTTTGACTGGGATGCAATCTTTTCTCAAAAGGTCAGATGGTTCCATAGTGGAGGAATCTTCAGTGCACTCTCCCCTTCCATTCCTTCCCTGATCATCCGTGCAATGAAAAAAGCAAAGGAACAGGGAGCCATTATCTCCCTTGACCTGAACTACCGAGAGAAACTATGGAAGTCCATTGCCGATACGGGGCAAGATCCTCAAAAGGTAGCCCAGAAAACCCTCTCTTCCATTGTTGAGCATGTTGATGTGCTCATTGGTAATGAAGAGGATCTCCAGCTTGGCTTGGGGCTCAAGGGACCGGAAGTACATAAGAGTGACAAACTCGACCCATCTTCGTTTTATGCAATGATGGAGACAGTTGCAAAACGTTTTCCCCAGATCAAGGCAGTAGCAACCACCATGAGGGAAGTACAATCAACCAACCGACACCGCTGGAGTGCAGTACTCTATCTAAACGGGAAGGGGTATCAAGCTCCTACCTGTGAACTGGATATCCTTGACCGCGTTGGCGGTGGCGATGGCTTTGCCAGTGGTCTCATCTATGGATTGCTTGAAGGAAAGGAACCAGAAGAAGCACTGCGCTTAGGATGGGCTCATGGAGCACTCCTGACCAGTTATCCCGGCGATACCACCATGGCGAGCCTATCCCAGGTGGAAGCACTTGCCAAAGGCGGCAGTGCACGAATTCAGAGGTAA
- a CDS encoding Gfo/Idh/MocA family oxidoreductase — MVRYALVGYGKVAHVHAKAIKEAEESTLVAVWGRNKEKAQAFADEWNIAAFTDMQQMIKEEKVDAVIITTPHPLHKEHAITALQAGAHVLVEKPMALTVSECDAMIEVAKQEKKQLAVISQRRWFPACQRIRKAIDEGKLGTPMIGQVTMLGWRDEEYYNSDPWRGKWDSEGGGVLINQAPHQFDLLCWYLGPVKEVYAQWENVNHPYIEVEDTAVGTVRFESGAIASILVSNSQKPGIYAKVHVHGSSAASVGVQTDGGAMFIAGRSGIAEPPVTDLWTIEGEQQNIGVWKTEDTNLFNSIDPVAYFFTLQIENFTQALLKKVPLISSGEEGRETVKLIEGMYKSQKEGKPVRY, encoded by the coding sequence ATGGTTCGTTATGCACTGGTAGGATATGGCAAGGTAGCACACGTTCATGCAAAGGCCATCAAGGAAGCAGAAGAGAGTACCTTGGTTGCAGTCTGGGGAAGAAACAAGGAGAAGGCCCAAGCATTTGCTGACGAGTGGAATATTGCTGCCTTTACCGATATGCAACAGATGATCAAGGAAGAAAAAGTTGATGCGGTTATCATAACTACCCCTCATCCGTTGCATAAGGAGCATGCCATTACTGCCTTGCAGGCAGGAGCCCATGTCCTGGTAGAGAAACCTATGGCACTCACCGTAAGTGAGTGTGATGCCATGATAGAGGTTGCAAAGCAAGAAAAGAAACAGCTTGCGGTTATCAGCCAACGTCGTTGGTTCCCTGCATGCCAGCGTATTAGGAAGGCTATCGACGAGGGGAAACTTGGTACTCCCATGATCGGTCAGGTAACCATGCTGGGGTGGAGAGATGAGGAGTACTACAACAGTGACCCCTGGAGAGGCAAGTGGGACAGTGAAGGCGGAGGTGTCTTGATAAACCAAGCCCCTCACCAGTTTGACTTGCTCTGTTGGTACCTTGGACCGGTCAAGGAAGTCTACGCACAGTGGGAGAACGTGAACCACCCCTACATCGAGGTAGAGGATACTGCAGTTGGAACGGTACGGTTTGAGAGCGGTGCCATTGCCTCTATTCTGGTTTCAAACTCCCAGAAACCTGGTATTTATGCCAAGGTACATGTCCACGGCTCAAGTGCTGCTTCGGTAGGAGTACAGACAGATGGAGGGGCGATGTTCATCGCAGGAAGAAGCGGAATAGCAGAGCCTCCTGTAACTGATCTCTGGACCATTGAAGGGGAACAGCAGAACATTGGGGTATGGAAGACTGAAGATACTAATCTTTTCAACTCCATCGATCCAGTTGCCTACTTCTTTACGCTACAGATTGAGAACTTCACCCAGGCACTCCTGAAGAAAGTCCCTCTTATCTCATCTGGAGAGGAAGGAAGGGAGACCGTTAAGTTGATCGAAGGCATGTACAAGAGCCAGAAGGAAGGAAAGCCTGTAAGGTATTAG
- a CDS encoding glucose-6-phosphate isomerase family protein: MQSSKTKFNLTNGLSKTEGVESLKRYATNLKGIFADEEKLTSLIDSSDPLIYEFYDLGVEEKPGNLAYGTSIVYPGVVGREFYMTKGHFHTVLDTAEVYLCLSGHGLMVMENPEGETEIQELTAGEAVLVPGRYAHRSVNISDSEPLVTFFTFAADAGHDYGTIEQKGFRKLVLRTGNEMYEVVDNPNWKAN; this comes from the coding sequence ATGCAATCATCAAAAACTAAATTCAACCTTACTAACGGACTTTCCAAAACTGAAGGCGTAGAATCCCTCAAGCGCTATGCAACCAATCTTAAGGGCATCTTCGCTGATGAGGAAAAGCTCACTTCCCTAATTGATTCCTCCGATCCACTGATCTATGAATTCTATGACCTTGGAGTGGAAGAAAAACCAGGTAATCTCGCATATGGCACCAGTATCGTTTACCCTGGTGTGGTGGGACGTGAGTTTTACATGACAAAGGGGCATTTTCATACCGTTCTCGATACTGCTGAGGTATATCTCTGCCTCTCAGGACATGGTTTAATGGTGATGGAGAATCCTGAAGGGGAAACCGAGATACAAGAACTTACCGCAGGAGAGGCCGTCCTCGTTCCCGGTCGATATGCTCATCGATCGGTAAATATCAGTGATTCCGAACCACTTGTCACTTTCTTTACCTTTGCTGCCGATGCAGGACATGACTATGGAACCATCGAGCAGAAAGGCTTCAGGAAACTGGTATTGAGAACAGGTAATGAAATGTATGAGGTGGTAGACAACCCTAATTGGAAGGCAAACTGA